From Anopheles funestus chromosome 3RL, idAnoFuneDA-416_04, whole genome shotgun sequence, a single genomic window includes:
- the LOC125767892 gene encoding uncharacterized protein LOC125767892 codes for MKMSKLSNQTNSQDPQAVNSRVFVGNLNTFQCSKTDVERMFQRYGRLAGISMHKGYAFVQFTNPFDARNACHGEDGRTVLSQTLDVNMVAEPKPHQTGRKRQNKSKTGNDWDYYYDSYYASTLFGPLQQQPNAQPRPLKRQRLMAPSRMGMTPKMNGAGPILGHNHQQQQQQQQQQQVLSQQQQQQQQQQQQQQVQQQQQQMHLVAHSQQLQQQMQAVAAASPVSGGSCNLGSYYGAPGGNIGSSNGVQMQVPNGCIGSNGYINNNNCLMNGVELGGVVGGGIGGCNMSSYTNGQHVVGPFKTYSNPDTLICGNCRELFTDLTELLDHKRSYCKLRFTCKCLSTSPVQKVYPTPQAKLVCVACKDSFSNPWDLMVHAQAAHMVNIYELGESSSGEDGKTSAMGGDRTTNSTPTMPCSPPALELGKLQNGTGAVNNPMGNGIHELDDDKNEHTEDTQSQATASSPEACLQTASSSEDISSMNDSPMMTVIAKTEPSSLLTNGFANSATMDTGMKTNGPARACIMTALSIDTKSNQDASVALKMVSSSMGITLTNGAAVTAVTQ; via the exons ATGAAGATGTCAAAACTCTCCAATCAGACCAACTCGCAGGACCCCCAGGCGGTGAACTCGAGAGTTTTCGTCGGCAACCTGAACACATTTCAGTGCTCCAAGACGGATGTGGAGCGCATGTTCCAGCGCTACGGACGATTGGCGG GAATTTCCATGCATAAAGGATACGCGTTTGTGCAGTTTACCAATCCATTCGATGCACGGAACGCGTGCCACGGCGAGGATGGCCGAACGGTACTGAGCCAAACCTTGG ATGTCAACATGGTCGCGGAACCGAAACCACACCAAACGGGTCGGAAACggcaaaacaaatcgaaaactGGAAATGATTG GGATTATTACTACGACAG CTACTACGCTTCAACACTATTTGGACCACTGCAGCAACAGCCGAACGCACAGCCACGGCCCCTTAAACGTCAGCGACTGATGGCACCGAGCCGTATGGGAATGACACCGAAAATGAACGGTGCGGGACCCATCCTTGGACacaaccatcagcagcagcaacaacaacaacaacagcaacaagttCTCtcccagcaacaacagcagcaacagcaacaacaacaacagcagcaggtacagcaacaacagcaacagatgCACTTGGTGGCACATTCtcagcagctgcagcaacaGATGCAAGCCGTTGCTGCGGCGAGCCCCGTATCCGGTGGGTCTTGCAACCTTGGGAGCTACTATGGCGCACCGGGCGGTAACATTGGTTCGAGCAATGGCGTACAGATGCAGGTACCGAACGGATGTATTGGGTCGAACGGTTacatcaacaacaataacTGTTTGATGAATGGTGTGGAACTGGGCGGTGTGGTCGGTGGTGGTATTGGTGGATGCAACATGTCGAGTTATACCAATGGGCAGCACGTGGTTGGACCATTCAAAACGTACA GTAATCCCGACACACTCATCTGCGGCAACTGCCGGGAGCTGTTCACCGATCTGACCGAGCTGCTGGATCACAAGCGTAGCTACTGCAAGCTTCGATTTACCTGCAAGTGTCTCAGTACCTCACCGGTGCAGAAAGTTT ATCCGACTCCGCAGGCAAAGCTGGTGTGCGTCGCGTGTAAGGATTCGTTCTCCAATCCCTGGGATCTAATGGTGCATGCACAGGCCGCACACATGGTAAACATCTACGAGCTGGGTGAAAGTTCGTCCGGCGAGGATGGTAAGACGTCAGCGATGGGTGGTGATCGCACCACCAACAGTACGCCCACGATGCCTTGCTCACCGCCAGCTCTGGAACTGGGCAAACTCCAGAACGGAACGGGAGCGGTCAACAACCCCATGGGAAATGGAATACACGAGCTTGATGACGACAAGAATGAACATACGGAG GACACACAATCGCAGGCGACCGCTAGCTCACCGGAAGCATGCTTACAGACGGCTTCCTCCAGTGAGGACATTTCTTCCATGAACGATTCACCCATGATGACCGTAATCGCGAAGACGGAACCATCGTCCCTGCTGACGAACGGATTTGCAAACTCCGCTACCATGGACACAGGCATGAAGACGAACGGCCCAGCAAGGGCTTGTATCATGACAGCATTAAGTATa GACACAAAGTCAAACCAGGATGCATCGGTAGCATTGAAAATGGTATCATCCTCAATGGGCATAACGCTTACTAACGGTGCGGCGGTAACGGCCGTAACGcagtaa